In Zingiber officinale cultivar Zhangliang chromosome 6A, Zo_v1.1, whole genome shotgun sequence, a single genomic region encodes these proteins:
- the LOC121994494 gene encoding enoyl-CoA delta isomerase 1, peroxisomal-like codes for MCTLEKRGRVYLLTLTGADEHRLNPTLLDAVRSALARVRSEAASSDGGAALVIAAEGKFFSNGFDLDWARASPSLHPGLMTAALRRTLADLLSLPMPTVAAVTGHVSAAGCFLALSHDYVVMRADRGFLYMSEVDIGLPIVESFMALMRAKIPDPRTRRDVLLWGKKMTAVEAEARGIVDRAVVGAREAVEAAIAMGEELAARNWDGEAYASIRKGLFKDVCRGLGLKEASDEEEEAAASAAAAKLPSSKL; via the coding sequence ATGTGTACTCTGGAGAAGCGCGGCCGCGTCTACCTCCTCACGCTCACcggcgccgacgagcaccgcctcAACCCCACGCTCCTCGACGCCGTCCGCTCTGCCCTTGCGCGCGTCCGCTCCGAAGCGGCCTCTTCGGACGGCGGCGCCGCCCTCGTCATCGCTGCCGAGGGCAAATTTTTCTCCAACGGCTTCGACCTCGACTGGGCCCGGGCCTCCCCCTCCCTCCACCCTGGCCTCATGACCGCCGCACTCCGCCGCACCCTCGCCGACCTCCTCTCCCTCCCGATGCCCACCGTCGCCGCCGTCACCGGCCACGTCTCCGCGGCCGGGTGTTTCCTGGCGCTGAGCCACGACTACGTGGTCATGAGGGCCGACCGGGGGTTCTTATACATGAGCGAGGTCGATATCGGGCTGCCGATCGTGGAGAGCTTTATGGCACTGATGAGGGCTAAGATCCCGGATCCGAGGACGCGGCGGGACGTGCTGCTGTGGGGCAAGAAAATGACGGCAGTAGAGGCGGAGGCGAGAGGGATCGTCGATCGGGCGGTGGTGGGGGCGAGGGAGGCGGTGGAGGCCGCTATAGCCATGGGCGAAGAGCTGGCGGCGAGGAATTGGGATGGCGAGGCCTACGCTTCCATCAGGAAAGGGCTTTTCAAGGACGTCTGCAGAGGATTAGGATTGAAGGAGGCGTCGGACGAGGAGGAGGAAGCGGCGGCGTCGGCGGCAGCGGCGAAGCTACCATCGTCGAAGCTGTGA